The genomic DNA CAAGGGCGCGAACAGCAGCGGCAACGACACCATCGCCGCGACGATCGAGGCCGACATGCCCAGCTCGACGATCATTACACGATTGAGCGTGCCGGTCAGCAGCACGGCCGCCATGCCGACCGAGATCTGGAACAGCGACAGCCGAAGGATCTGGCTGAGCGGCAATTCCGCGCTCGCGGCGTCGGCGAAGGGGAGGAAACGGGTGCCGACCCTATTCCAGAACGTCCCATTCTTGAGCGACGCGACGCGCCCGCTCGCGGCCGCGCCGTCGGGCCGCGGTAGCGGCGCCAGCGAGGCTCTGAAGGCGGCCATTTCGTTCACGCGGTCAACACCTCGAGCGCATGGCTCTTGTAGAAGCTTGCCGAAATTTTCGTCGACCGCCCGATCCGCGCGGCTGGCAGGGCGCTGCGGATCAGCGTCCGCAACAGCCGCTCGGGGACGGGGATGATCGCGGGCGAACGGTCGCTGCGCGGGAACAGCCGGCCGATGCCGAGCATCGCCATCAGCAGCGGGGTCTGCGGCGCGAAGGTAAAGGCAATTGACCTGCCGGTACGGTCGCCCAGCGTGCGGATGACGTCGACGATGTCGAACGTCTTGTAATGGATCAGCGAATCCATCGCGACGACATGATCGAAGCGGCCGAGCGACGGATCAAGCATGTCGCCGACGCGCCAATCGATGTTCAGACCCTGCGGTGCGCGGTCACGGGCAATCTTGACGAGGCTGCCAGCGACATCGATCGCGACCACATTCGCCCCGCGCTGCGCCGCCTCGACCGCGAGCGCCCCGGTGCCGCAGCCCGCATCGAGCAACCGCAGCCCGGTCATGTCGGCCGGCAGCCACGACAGCAGCGTATCGCGCATCTCTGTCCGCCCGGCGCGAACCGTCGCGCGGATGCCGCTGACCGGTGCGTCAGAGGTCAGTTGCTCCCACGCCTTTGACGCGGTGCGGTCGAAATAGGCGGTGAGGTCGCCGCGGAAGCGGTCGTAGGTCGCCGTCGTCATCTCATTCGAATCCCAGGAATTCGAAGATGTCGCGGTCCTTCATCGGCTCGGCGGCGAGCGCGGGAAGCCCGGCCCACATCGTCGCAGCCAGCCGCTTGTACTCATCGCACACCGCGGCGACCTCGGGGGTCTGCTCCATCTCGAACAGCGTGCATTTCTTCAGCCGCGAACGGCGGATCGCGTCGAGATCGGGGAAGTGGGCGAGGCGCTTGAGCCCGGTCGCCTCGTTGAAGCGGTCGATCTCGTCGGTCGCCGACGAACGGTTGGCGATCACGCCCGCCATCCGCACGTCGTAATTCTTCGACTTCGCCTTGATCGCCGCGACGATGCGATTCATCGCGAAGATGCTGTCGAAGTCGTTTGACGCCACGACCACGGCGCGCTCGGCATGCTGCAGCGGCGCGGCGAACCCGCCGCACACGACATCACCCAGCACGTCGAACAGCACAACGTCGGTTTCTTCGAGCAAATGGTGCTGCTTGAGCAGCTTCACCGTCTGCCCGACGACATAACCGCCGCAGCCGGTGCCCGCCGGTGGCCCGCCGGCCTCGACACACATGACGCCGTTGAAGCCCTCGAACATGTAATCCTCGGGCCGAAGCTCTTCGCCGTGGAAGTTGACCGTCTCGAGCACGTCGATGACGGTCGGCATCAGCTTCTTGGTCAGCGTGAAGGTGCTGTCGTGTTTGGGATCGCAGCCGATCTGGAGCACGCGCTTGCCGAGCAGCGAGAAAGCGGCGGAAAGGTTCGACGAGGTCGTCGACTTGCCGATCCCGCCCTTGCCGTAGACGGCGAACACCTTCGCGTTGCCGATCCGGTCATTGGGGTCGAGCGCGACCTGGAGCGAGCCGTCGCCGTCAAGTCCGCGTGCTGGGGGATCGAATAGGGCCATGGTAAATTCCTTATGCCGCGACCGCGGTGATGCCTTCGAGACGATCCTCGAGTTCATCGCTTGCGGCATGGAGTGCGGCGAGCGTCGCCGCGTCGGGTTGCCAGTAATTACGGTCGCTGGCTTCGATCAGCCGGTTGGCGACGCGTGCCGCCGCGCGCGGGTTGAGCGCAGCGATCCGCTCGCGCATCTCGGCGTCGAGCACATAGGTTTCGCCGATCCGTTGGTAGACCCAGGGATCGACCTCGCCGGTCGTCGCCGACCAGCCCATCGTCGTGGTGACGCTGCCCTCGATCTGGCGCACGCCTTCGTAACCGTGGCGGAGCAGGCCCTCGGTCCACACGGGGTTTAGGATGCGGGTGCGGGTTTCGAGCGCGACCTGTTCCTGCAGGGACCGGACCTTGCCC from Sphingomonas radiodurans includes the following:
- the bchM gene encoding magnesium protoporphyrin IX methyltransferase, translating into MTTATYDRFRGDLTAYFDRTASKAWEQLTSDAPVSGIRATVRAGRTEMRDTLLSWLPADMTGLRLLDAGCGTGALAVEAAQRGANVVAIDVAGSLVKIARDRAPQGLNIDWRVGDMLDPSLGRFDHVVAMDSLIHYKTFDIVDVIRTLGDRTGRSIAFTFAPQTPLLMAMLGIGRLFPRSDRSPAIIPVPERLLRTLIRSALPAARIGRSTKISASFYKSHALEVLTA
- the bchL gene encoding ferredoxin:protochlorophyllide reductase (ATP-dependent) iron-sulfur ATP-binding protein — protein: MALFDPPARGLDGDGSLQVALDPNDRIGNAKVFAVYGKGGIGKSTTSSNLSAAFSLLGKRVLQIGCDPKHDSTFTLTKKLMPTVIDVLETVNFHGEELRPEDYMFEGFNGVMCVEAGGPPAGTGCGGYVVGQTVKLLKQHHLLEETDVVLFDVLGDVVCGGFAAPLQHAERAVVVASNDFDSIFAMNRIVAAIKAKSKNYDVRMAGVIANRSSATDEIDRFNEATGLKRLAHFPDLDAIRRSRLKKCTLFEMEQTPEVAAVCDEYKRLAATMWAGLPALAAEPMKDRDIFEFLGFE